agctgccagcttctctgggagatgctgtgggaaacagtgtcaaaggctttactgaagtccaggtgcacaacatccacagcctttccctcatccacagagcgggtcaccttgtcacagaaggagatcaggtcAGTTTGGTGTGTGTCTTCTGTGTACTGTGTATCATGCAAAGCCTGCACTGAAACTGAGTGTTTCTTAATGGACCTTCATATATTGCTTAGCCATGTAGGACATTAATATCTTGCAAATACCAATGTATTAATTCATACAACTCTTCAAGGTTTAAGATGTTGCTTGCCCTTTGCTGATGGGATTTTGATGAGTTCTTTGAAGATTTCCAAACACTGGCTCAAACGCAAATAGAAAGTGAAATATTCTGAACTGCTTCTTTTTGCTGAATTGTGAacattctttctcttccagcagCTCTCTTTCATTAGCAATTAATTATACTACTGCTGCAGTTCATGGATCAAGGTTGCTGCAAACCAACATGTTACGTACATCTCAGTTTCTGAAGTGCATCTAGTGGAGTAAAATAGTATGTGATGATGAAGTAACAGCTGTGTCATAATACAAATACAGAGGGGCGGCTGAGATTGCACAGGAAAACAGTGTTTTAAGTGCTATGATTCTGGAGTGTGGTATCAATGgcacttttaataaaaattatgatTGACAGCTATTTGTCAAAAATCCATCTAATAAGCTTTGCTGCATGCAGTCCTGTTTGTCTTTCTCCTGGAATTCTCCTCCGCTTCTGATGAATTGTAATGACTCCTGTGTATCCTTCCTCAGGAAAAAGGTAACAATATATGACTTCCTAAGAGTATGACTTCTTGTGCTTTCACGGTCATAGAAACAGGAATGGCAACTACTGCAGCACTACAGGAGTTGAATAAGTCTCCCTGCGACACAGGAGAGTTCTCAGAAGTGAGCTTTTCAAATATACAccatcttgttttgttttgaccaactttgcttttttccccatattGAAGGAGATGGAAGAACACATGAGAAGCATGCTTCACCACAGAGAACTTGAAAACCTGAAGGGAAGGTATGAGAACAATCTTACATCCTTCCTCTCTGTGCAGTTTGTATGTCACTCTCTGGAAGACCTCATGTCCTATTTCTCATACAAGCTGAATTGCACAATTTATATTTATGTGTCATTTAGTTGCGTGTCTTGTGATAAAGCTGACCATGTTCTCTTAACATGAAAACTCAGGAGGCAAACAGTGATTTGGAAGAAAGCTCTCCTGTATTTCTTGGatcacagtgaaataaaattaaaaaccatgCTTTTCAGGTCTTGGCAGTTTCATGCTTGGTTTCTTGGAAGCACTAGAATTCTGCCTCTGGCAGAATTATAAACActggtattttccttttaaaaacattttaaaaatgtttttagtcATGTAGAAACCATTATTGATCTTTTAAACCACTGTGAGAAGACTGGTATCTTGGACGTGAAGTCTGCATCTGCTTGAGTGACTGCCTTGTCCTCTGCCACCCTGGTCCAGTTGTTTGGTTAAGGGACCTAACCATGGTGGATGgtgttttccttctggtttcCTTTGTGTTATTTACAACCTTTGGAAAGCAGGAGGGAGTTAAGGGGTATTCAAACATCATCCTGATAATATGGAATCATGGTGTAACCAGAGTGCACTTCAAAGTGCTTTCAGGTGTATGGGTTTTGAGGTAGCCAGAGAAGTGAGATAGTCTGCACTTCAGTATTTGACCTACAGACTAATTTTTAATTGTCTTACAGGACAAACTTTTAATGGAAATGGCATAcctcttttaaacaccttttaaagGACTAAGAACTGATCCTCTTTCAGCTCTTGGAGGTGTGGGATACTAATGTCAATGTAGTTAAGTTGTGCCAGCTTGAATTCTAGTAAAACTCTtgaactgttttgttttatgatgTTTCAAAGCAATGGGAACTTttcaattaatttcttttcagtagAGCATACATGTAGCTGCAGAAAAGTGTCCACATTTGGAGTACAAGATTGTATTACATGTGTGCCacagctgaagacatttgtttGCGCCAGCTGCACGGTATTTTGTACTACTGTTGTGTATAATTGCTAAGTATTGCTGTAGTTCATCTAAATGAGCAACCTAATACGCTTTTAGGTTAAGGCTTCCAGAAAATCTGTGGCATATGTGTATGCCCACTTATATCTGCTAACATTTCAAATTGTCTctctaaaatagaaaataaccCTTATTGCAGGACAATAAGTAAAAAGATACTGCTTACCTCAAAGTACACATTAACTGTCAGTAAATAACCTCTGTTGTCTGATTTGTACTTCCATTTAATATTCAATTAATTTATCTGGGGCTTCACAACAGGTTAGTAAACTGGGAAAAGAACTTCCATCTTCAGAATCTCCATCATCAGCCTGTCTTCAGACAGGGCTCTGTGGACTATCAGagtgttaaaatatatttgttttagtGGGGTTCAGAAAATCTTCAATTTGTCCAGATTAACAAAGTTGTTATTGTGTCACATCGAGAAAATGGACAAAAGCAGCTTCTTGGAAGCTATCtcagtttttcaaataaaaacagctTTGCAGTAAAGATGGAGGGCATAAAAATGATAAATTCCCCGCATTCCccaccttctcttttttcccctgccatTGCCATCTCTTGCTCAGCCCTGTGCTTcttgggatttttgttgttgttgttccaaATCAGCTActtactttaaagaaaagaacacaaaacaaaccccagatcattttgttttcttctctgcagtgccCTACACAACTGGGTCTTAGGAGCTACCAACGTTCTGAAAATGTGTCTGGAATCAAGCACATCATGTTATTCAATATCCGTCCTGTTGGGTGTGAAAAGGGTTTTCTCTGTTACCAAACAGCTGGGTAGGGGTTGCTCAGGAACCAGAACGTCCTCAGCACTAGACACTGATTTAGAGATTCCGATCAGCTGACTTGTAGAGCATTTCTGTTCTGGACTTTCTTCTTCTGACAATGGTTCTGAGATCCTCATTACAGAAAGCGGTGAGgattacagcttaaaatttcaCATATTTTGGCCTCTTATTTCTCGCCTTGTAAGTTATTGGGTTTTTTAGTTAATGACTCCTGAAGGTAGCAGTAACTTTTAGAAATTATATATTGCGTACACAGCGGCTTGCAAGTGATCTGACAGTTCTTGGTTTTCTATTTCTATAAGACTGGAATTAAATTTGTTTCACCAGCATTACATTTTCTATTATTAAGGTAACTGTCTTCATTATTTGTTCCAGAAGAATGCATGGAAGATGTTTGTTCTCAAAATGAATAGTGAACTTCATTTTCAcggtgcagcagcagccttgTTCTTTTCCCCCatgcttctcctccttcctcccattTAAGTTTAGTCAAAGTCCTTTAGGCGTCTTACAGCCTTGTGAAGCACAAGCAACAGCCTTGTGAGTGTGTTTGAATTGTGTAACAAAGGATAATACCATTAAACTGTAGTATCAGCATCTTACTACCTTCAAATTTGACACCCAATTAGAAGTCACTTCTTAGACTTCCTGTAGGGAAGAGGTAAAGGAAATACACACATTGGTTCACACTTTACACTTTTTCAAGTTAACTTAGTAATCTCAAGGGatataataattttctgaaacattttaaggctcttctccttttcttgagGTCTTATTCCATGTGATGTATAATGAGTCAAGCTTtagtggtttttcttttttttttcttttttttttttaattgaaagcgAAATATTGCTCTTGTCAAGGAACATCTGACATACACATCCAGTAAATAAAGCTCTTGGATGTTTTCATATCGGAAATActtttgtcctttttatttcGAATTGCTTTTGGCCTTCTTGTTAAACAACTAAGATTGTGTGATGTTTCTGTATGGTGAGGAAATGTGTAGACCTGATCAATGTGTGTCCTGGAGTGTGCCCAGTTCTATCTGATATTAGtgggaaaaggggaaggaaagaagtaaAGGGAATCAAAATTCCCTTAAGTGTAACTATCTGAACTCCCAACCaaatcatttttaattaaagcagttgtttatataggaaaaaatggtgttttttctttaggttCATATAGATTAACAGCAAGACAGAGAATTCTAGTCACTACCCACTGaagtcttttctttccagactCTCGGTACAAGAACCACAGCTTATTAACTAGTAACTCGCAAGTTAGAAATGGCAGAAAGAAATTCTTTGTCCTTATGCCAGCTGCGAACTCACTGGCTTTGTCCAAGGTTAGgtaaaattttgtatttatttagttagtCTATAGATGAGAGTGAAAGTTGTATGGAATATTTGAAATGTGGGTCTTATGAAGGATCTGAgttgttttctaaaatgtaatTAGTACCACTGAATTATGTTTCTCCTTGAAGTGTCCTTACGACTCAAGTCGAATGTTATGTAAAAAGAGCACCTTTTTCAGCAAGAAGCCGGCTTCTGATTTGCAGTTTGCCTGGAAAACACAGGTTAAATTTGTAAACTGTTGGCTTTGTACATGAAATTTGTCCAAATGTTTCATCTGAAATTAGTTAGGCTgcaacatacaaaaaaaatgacatgtaGAGAgtgtaatttttattaattactctatttaaaaagaaacctctAGCTGTTTCTGACTGCGTTGGTTAAATATCTCAGGTGCGTTAGTAGGAAAACCACGGTTTTCTAGGATAAATAAAACATACCTGCTGACACTCCATTAAGCAATTCCAGTAAGAATGTTGGCTTAATATTTTGGGTGAAGAGGCATCTTTTGATCttttctcaatttatttttaacttttctctAAAGAACAGGGATTCAggtttgcctttttcctttatgGATTCCATTTTTTTGACCCCGGGCATGAGCTGCGTGTTGGTATTATAATGCTGCTGTTACAAGACTTTGGTCTCAAGTGTGCTGTGGGGATATGCAGATCTGCCTTTCTGAGTTAAATGGCAAAATTGAAGAAAGCATTGTATAGGCAGGCAGTGAGTCCTAATTTGGTCCTGCTGAGTTATTTGCAGTTGACTATGCTCTCATTAagttttttcccactttttttaaCTGGTGAACAATTTTTCCTTGTTTAGGTTTGCTATTAAGAATGTATTTCCTTAACAGTGGAGTATTGAAAGGATTTGTCAGGAGAACAAATGAGGTATTTtagaaatctgaatttcttaaaaaagaaaaaaaaaaaagtaaaaaaaaaagttgtaaccTTAATCCAGTGTTCACTGAAACACGAGTAAAGCCATTTGTCTGACACAGCTGTCAGCTTCCTccagctgaaataatttctgtattttttaagataAGTCGTCTAAAGTAGAAAGCAGACCTCATGCACACTTGAACCAAATAAAGTGCAGTGAACTGAAGATACCCTTCCATCACTCACTGTGCTGTGGAGTCTTTGGATTCCAGGCAGCAGTCTCAGCTGTCCCAGTTTAGGTTCTGTTGTGTCAGGATTGGCTGTATCCATGTGCTGCCTCCTCCCTTTTCTAAATTTCACTGGGGGAAGGCTCAAGGCAAGGATTAAATGTAGAAGCTGTCACCAGGCTTGCCCAGTGCAGCTGGCACCATGGATGGGCttcagagcagctcctgctaGCTCTGCAAGCCATCCACTCTGCCTCCTCGCTCACTATGTTTCCTCTGAAAAGATTTTGAGTACAACAATTCAAGAAGAATTCCTTCCCCCAGTTAACGCAGCTTTATTACCAAGTCTTTTACCTCTTgattgttggaaaaaaaatcttctgaaaacTGACCATCAAAAAACAAgtccttgaaagaaaaagccagaGAATTCAAGTAACTTAAATATACTGAGCGAAACCTAGTTGCTTTGAATGCAAGCACATTCAGAGGAAACAAAGTAAGACCAGAGGTACCTACCATGCCTGTTGGCAGGGCTGAAAGTCCCCCCTCTGCCTCTCTTCCTAGGGACAGCAACCACGAATGCCGGGTGTGCAGAGTGACACTAGTGGGTTTGTCAGCATACGCCAAGCACATCTCCAGCCAGCTGCACAAAGACAATGTTGATGCCCAtgacagaaaaaaggaagagaaagaagaggcagaagaagaatACCTTGATAAAGAACTCATTCAACTAATCAAGCAAAGGAAGGAACGGAACCGGTgagttttcctttctgaaaggcTTAATAAATGCGATAGTAGTGCTATATTGTTTGAGGTAGGGAGTATCTATAGGAACCTGGCCTTTGAGAAACTGTCGTTGAACATGTTTTGTTATAAAACTTTAAtctgtctgtttttaaaacGAATTGGATTGTTCTCTCAATGTCATGCTGTTATCTCATAATCCTTGAGTGAAATTTCTTACCCGTTTTATCTTGCTGCTTACCATTAGGCAAACACAATTCTAGTGTCTTGCTATGGAACAGAATGATGCAGAGAGTAATAAGTCTTGCCCTTTATCTTCCATGTGACTCTGCAATTGTGCGTTGCTGATATGATGTTCCAGCTGGGAATGTATTGTTGCAATAGATTTATGGTGTGGTGATGATATCAAAGAGGCAAATGGTTTTTGAAAGATATTCTTGCTTGCTGTGGCTAGAAGTTTCAATTAGTGTCTCCAAGTGCACAAATCTGTGGAGATGATTTGGTTTTGATACTATTCTGTCACACTAGGGTGTCTCTATACTACACAATGGACATGTTTTTGTATTGGTCGATGTAGGTAGCAACAATGTCTCTTTTCCTGGTTTATGGTAAATGAGTAATGCTGTCAGTAGGGTGGTATTCTGAGGCAACTAAAATCTTAGAAAATTGCTCTGCTGGATGCCAGtttagagaggggaaaaaaaagaagtaagtATACAGATTAAGCTACTAGTACAGCAAAGTTGTTTCCATTACATCGTAATCTAGTTGAGTCAGCTCCTAGAGCTTATGGTATCACTTAGTCATTGTTTCTTTGAATTATTGTCTTAGAGCTCACTTTATCTTATGCAGTAGGGCATTTTCCATTACAGAGTAATTATTTGTGTGTCTTTTAACAGAACTGGAATGTGTTGAAAACGTAGAGAGTGGTACAATATGAATTTTCAGTTTACTCAAATCAGTGTTTTTTGAGCAGTAGTGTGAAGATTTCCTGTCTTGTTTGCCCAGGAATCTAGAATGAATGTATTCCTATAATGTCAGAAAGAAGCATTTCTATAATTGGCTTTTGGAAAACCTTTTAATAAAAACTCCTCATTTGGTAGAATAAATACTTAGGACATTTAGACTGCTGACCCTGTGAATAGCTGTCGATGTTAAGGTAGCATTTATCTTTAAATGTACATGTGATAATTTACCACGTGTTCGTAGTAAGCTGCCAAGCACAAGAGCTATCCAAAGGGCAGTAGATAGGGCTTCTGAGAGGCTCATACAGACTCAGCATTGCGTGCTGTGGACTGTTTGAATCCATTggttaaaacaagaaaaaatatttttgtatctgaGGTACAACTTCAGTGGATGTTTTGCATCTATGTTTTAAGTTAAGCTTTATAAACTGAGGCACAAGCTCAATTGTTTTCTCCAATAAGTAGAATAACTGCTTTTTTCAGCctagcttttcttctgttttgtattCACTCTAGCTGCACCAAGGCCAACAGAACAGtcttcataaaaaataattctcttgCTGCAAACGGACTTTTGTTTATCAAGATTACTCAAATTACAGAGattataaaacagaaagaaactttctttttatttgattatTAGTTCAATTACTAGTAAATAGAAGGAAATATTCTTTACTGagttaaacagaaatatttaagaattaGCCTATTGAACTACATCTGCACTAAATCAGTTGCTCTTGTAAGAGCAATTTTGAAATATCGTATTTCAGTAAAGGCACAATGTTAGTTTTGAATGCCAAACAGTACAGAAGCTTGAATggtctgtttctttttatcaaaaaaaaagagttttcttaTGAGGCTTGCATGGTgtttgacttcagtggaatgGCGTCAGAATTTAGGTTTTTCTCAATTGTTTTGTAGGCAAGCTGAACAAAGCTGTGCAAACCAAGAATTAGAATGTGATGATAGGAGATCACAGAGAAGGCGAGAAGAAAGAGGTACttacaaagaaagagaagcttATGATCAGTCATCGTGGCATCATCATAATGCATCACAAAGGGACTGGAAGTGGGAAAAGGATGATTATATTAATCCTAGACAAGGCAAATTTTCACACTCTCAGAGGAACCTTAATATGAACAGACACACAGGTGGCCCAAGAGGACGCTCTGGGTGGCACCAAAATGTTTCAGGAGGCTCTTCAAATCGGCATAACTATGGGAATTCTGGAACTGTTTGGCGTCCAAGTGTGCGGGGAGGAGGCACATCAAATTGGCATCGCAGTGCTAGGGAGAGAAATTCTACTTGGCACTCTGAAGGAACGGTTAATTTTTCTAGCTGGAATTCCAAGAGTTACGGAGGAAACTGGAAATCTAGTCCTCATGGTACAAATGGCTGGAATTTTGGAAGCTCTGGAGATACATATTCATTAGAGCCAATTAAATATAATAAGGAAAGATATACATGGCAGCGGCAGGAGAAAGACAATGTTCTGCCGTACAGAGATCGAAAAAAAAGCAGGGACTTGCTTGATTTTACTAGTGATAAACTTCCTTCTGAGGGGGCATTGGATTTTGGTATGTCGAAACaaccagaaagcaaaacttcaAGAGCCAGTGGAAAAAGTGGCAGTCCTTCCAGAGATAAAACGTATCGCTGGAGTCCCTACCCATCCcagaaagctgcagagcagcaaccACGTTCTGATGATAATGTTTCTAAAACTCCAAATAAAATGGAGTCTGTGTTTATGCCTCTTACTGATTCaacaatgaaaggaaaaacttGTGAAGCCAATGTTAGCCtttcaaaacttaaaaaatggGAAGCATCTTCCCTTTCGAATGTAACCTCAGATCACCTTGATTCTTGCAAGGTAATAAAAGACTGTTCCAGTGGTGAAAAACCTGACAAAGGTGATGGCAGAAGTAATAAGATGCCATCACTGAAATCCCCTCTTCTGAATATCACAGATATCAAGTTGTCTTCCCCAAAGCAAGACACAAACAGTCTCTTAAAAAATGTCAAGCTTCTGTTAACCTCAACTAGTGGCAAAGAGCAGAGTAATTTGAATGCCCTGAACTTGGAAACAAACCATTTCTCCTCCTATTCATCAAAGCTGCCTGGTACATGTACTGGTGACTTACAAGACAACAACGATGTGCTTGGTAGCAATCTTGGAGAGCCTGGTAATAAGCTAAGTGAATCAGAGCAAAACCTCAAAGATGTTCAGTCCAGCCACACCTTGCAAAATGCTCCCTTAAGATCTTGCAAGGATACATGTGACCCGAATAAGGAAGAAACTGGGAAAGCATCACCAAAGAACAAGTTCAAATTAGATTCATTAGATGTGAGTGATGGTGATTTAATGGGAAGTGAGAAGTCAGAAGCAAGAGTTGAAAAGTTGGGTTCTACTAGTTCTTGTTTACCCTGTGACTCTACAGAAGGTAAACCTGCCACCTCTCAAAAGGAAGATGATGAAAAGCCGATTGCTTCAAGTGTTACTTCTGCTGATCTGAAAGATATGCAATTTCAGATGGAATCTGCAGTTTCTCCATCAAGCAGTCAGGACCATTTGCATGTGTATTTGAAAACCTCCTCACAGGACGGAGAAGGGGATGAAGAGCGTGTCAAGTCACATGATCACTTCGAAATGGAAGGTTTTGAAAATCCTTCAGATCATGAGCTGCAGAAAGGAGGAAGCCAGTCACTAGGCCTGCTTCTTCCCGATTTAAGCAAACTTGGCCTCCCTGCCTCTCTGCAAAGAGACTTGACACGACATATTAGTCTGAAGAGCAAAGTTGGGACACATCTTCCAGAGCCCAATCTCAATAATGCACGGCGCATTCGGAATGTGAGCGGCCATCGGAGGAGTGAGTCTGAGAAGGAGTCAGGGCTTAAACCCACCCTCAGGCAGATTCTTAGTACTTCCCGGCGAAATGTGAACTGGGATCAAGTCATCCAGCAGGTTACCAAGAAGAAACAGGAGCTTGGCAAAGGTTTACCAAGGTTGGTAGCTTTCAGATCTAACCATGCTTGTCTGTGTGTATGTTGAGGGGAAAGGGTTCTGTTTCTCCAAATCTGAAATGAATTCCAGGATCCTAAAACTAAGACTTCAGAATGAAGCTTACTATACCACGATCTTTTGCATatacaaataattttgagtTTTTATGACTCCTTGCTGCTGTGGATGTCTATCCTTAGATAAATAATAGTAGTCTGCTGTTCAGAAAAAGATTCTGATCAGTTCATAATCATTGCTTAGTATCTGAATATGGACACTAGCAATATACTTGCTTTGCAAGTTCTAGTAGGTGGAAGAATGTAAAAATGTGATCAGGATGGGAACAATGCTGTGACAGTTgcttatttcttcatttattcaGGGCTACAAGAAATGCTTGCCTTGCTGCAGACAGAATAAATTCCTCTTCATTTATTAACCTTTTAATCTGATATACAGTTTGAGTTTGTGTTTAGAAGAAGCAATTATAAAATACTTCACTTTTGAAACTTTCTTTAAACCTGGAGTTTTTGAAGTGTCTTGAAAAGATGTCATATTTTCTTATTACAAACTTGGTTTGGAATAATTATAATAACATGAATTCTGACTTGGAAATCATGCTGTCAGTTCTTAGCCACTAAATCTCATTTTGTGATACACAAAAGATAATCCATTGCCAGATGAAGCAGAAAGTACAGAATACCAGTGGAATGAGTTGCCAGATTTCTTAAAGCAATAACATGAATTTGGAGAGGGGGTAAGCTTTTTCTGGACTTACCTGGCTTGTtacatgcatatttatttttctttttatttgttaaagGTTTGGCATAGAAATGGTGCCTCTTGTTCAAAATGAGCAAGAGGGTCTAGAACTTGAAGAAGAATCTGATCTGTCTACTCTGGAAGGATTCCAGTGGGAAGGGATTTCCTTAGCAGTGCCTGGCTTAGCCAGAAAACGTAGCTTTTCTGAAAGCAGTGTCATTGCAGACAGAAATCCTTCTACTTGTAGCTTCTTCAGTGaacaagccaaaacaaaagaaagtgggcaaagggaaataatttcagCCAGCCACTCACATCACATAACATCTGGGTATGAGGTAAGCGCTGATGCTGAGGTTGACTTGAAACGGGAGacatcttctcttcctctgtcaCCATTTATGTCTGAAAGAACTGAGACTAGTGGAAGGAGACACAGCTTCCTGGCCACCTCTGAGGTCACAAGCCCTACAAAACAAGACCAGGAAAGCCCAGAGAAGAGAACACCtcttcttgaaaaacaaaacgtACTAGAAGTCTCAGAAGAAAACTGTCCAGCTTCAAGTAATGCTTCACTTCTTGCAGTATCTAATAACATAGATGCAGCTACAGACAGTAGCTGCACATCTGGTACTGAGCAGAACGACAGCCAAGgaattggaaagaaaagaagagcaaCTGGAGTAAGTGTGCAATTTTGTCCAGCTTTGTGctaaaaaaatggttttttcCCTGTCAATGGCCATTCAGCCTTGGAATGATCTCTGCAAGGAGGACTTTCTCCATTTGCTTGTCTTGTACATTGATAAGCTCAAACTAATTTTCTTGTTTggcttaattttctttaagaatCTTTTACATTTCTACTTTCCTTGTGCAGGACTTCAgcttaatcttttaaaattagttgGAATGGCAAATGCTCTTTAATTTTGATTTGGTGACTAGCATGCTATACTGGTAATTGAgagctattaaaatatttctgtggaacTACTTGGTGTTGTAGCAAGGATCttgttttttcaaaacataaatGGGAGCTAAACTGTAGtagaaatttgttttccttagatGTTCCTAGTTTTATGGTAAAGCAGAGGAAGACAAGCCTTTTTACTAAATTGCATACTCAAAATTATATACTTAAATCTGAATTTGTTTCACCATCCTGTCTTGGACTTAGccaaaggggggaaaaaaatatgtttgtgaTCAAAATGGTTTTGTTATATGCAGAAGGcgataattttaatttctcactGATTTAATCCTCCAGACCTTCAActaaaacagagcagaaaatctGACTCAAGTGTGGTATTAAACATCTGAGCAAGCACAAGGCTTCAGCTTATTAAACATGTCTTCCTAATTGAGATGAAAACACTCACTTTGTTGCCCTCTCTCTTTTAAGGGCAGAGGGAAGGCCAAGTTATACAAGAATGAGCAAAATGATTTGTATATTCTTCATGGGTACAATTAATGCTTGAAAAGACAGtggatgtttgatttttttatttaggcAAAATTGCTTTTGTAACTTTTGTTAATAAATGATTTTACTTGCAGGAGGGATCTTCTCCTGAAATCCCTAGtctagaaagaaagaataagagaagaaaaatcaaaagtaaaAAAGGTGAGTCAATGTCATACATGTGCATCTGGTATAGGGGTTATAAATACCTAACAGTATTTTGACTTGGCTAAAATGATAATTCCTTAATGTTACTTTGGTGCTTCTTGAGCTCTTACTGAAGGTCATGTGGTGGACTGCTCTCACATCTGCAACACATTATTCTTTAAAGAGTCCCATCTTAACTTGTCACAAGTTA
Above is a window of Caloenas nicobarica isolate bCalNic1 chromosome 5, bCalNic1.hap1, whole genome shotgun sequence DNA encoding:
- the ZNF106 gene encoding zinc finger protein 106 isoform X1, with the translated sequence MPVGRAESPPSASLPRDSNHECRVCRVTLVGLSAYAKHISSQLHKDNVDAHDRKKEEKEEAEEEYLDKELIQLIKQRKERNRQAEQSCANQELECDDRRSQRRREERGTYKEREAYDQSSWHHHNASQRDWKWEKDDYINPRQGKFSHSQRNLNMNRHTGGPRGRSGWHQNVSGGSSNRHNYGNSGTVWRPSVRGGGTSNWHRSARERNSTWHSEGTVNFSSWNSKSYGGNWKSSPHGTNGWNFGSSGDTYSLEPIKYNKERYTWQRQEKDNVLPYRDRKKSRDLLDFTSDKLPSEGALDFGMSKQPESKTSRASGKSGSPSRDKTYRWSPYPSQKAAEQQPRSDDNVSKTPNKMESVFMPLTDSTMKGKTCEANVSLSKLKKWEASSLSNVTSDHLDSCKVIKDCSSGEKPDKGDGRSNKMPSLKSPLLNITDIKLSSPKQDTNSLLKNVKLLLTSTSGKEQSNLNALNLETNHFSSYSSKLPGTCTGDLQDNNDVLGSNLGEPGNKLSESEQNLKDVQSSHTLQNAPLRSCKDTCDPNKEETGKASPKNKFKLDSLDVSDGDLMGSEKSEARVEKLGSTSSCLPCDSTEGKPATSQKEDDEKPIASSVTSADLKDMQFQMESAVSPSSSQDHLHVYLKTSSQDGEGDEERVKSHDHFEMEGFENPSDHELQKGGSQSLGLLLPDLSKLGLPASLQRDLTRHISLKSKVGTHLPEPNLNNARRIRNVSGHRRSESEKESGLKPTLRQILSTSRRNVNWDQVIQQVTKKKQELGKGLPRFGIEMVPLVQNEQEGLELEEESDLSTLEGFQWEGISLAVPGLARKRSFSESSVIADRNPSTCSFFSEQAKTKESGQREIISASHSHHITSGYEVSADAEVDLKRETSSLPLSPFMSERTETSGRRHSFLATSEVTSPTKQDQESPEKRTPLLEKQNVLEVSEENCPASSNASLLAVSNNIDAATDSSCTSGTEQNDSQGIGKKRRATGEGSSPEIPSLERKNKRRKIKSKKERSQVDQLLAISLREEELSKSLHSVDSSLLQARAALQAAYVEVQRFLVLKQQITMEMSTLRSQRIQILQGLQETYEPSELSEQPSCSVLSERRNSKSQTAADVIPAGSFLPLLDTLSSSVPPLGASVHVNMPSPFQPSGITPTAPPDSSVQVKREPVSPKGPEENVNSLLQSSPGASRAQEVEQKDEETSQKTTVHPVISGTMSLSELAACFQRTNQDVREPAVDKGKAGIPESPSPHSLSVFSKREANDTVTESFLLDQCSTSLAKHSVLLEMPMDKPPPKLSAEPSEQQMTTTVVPAEKGNKRRRKLRKKKTLRAAHVPENSDTEQDIIHSKPVRKVKTGRVSKGEKVSTSTPRQKDGATAQTARNRYENDSDASLELVEVPAPQCEVVDVGSSESGDEKPDSPSKKDSRSSMDQAAREASCSGYDEVSSTSELGTNYRDDGKSVADMQTSISSLRGSKNSSEVSSEPGEDEEPTEGNFEGHVAAVNAIQIFGNLLYTCSADKTVCAYNLVSRKCVAIFEGHTSKVNCLLVTQTNGKNAVLYTGSSDHTINCYNIKTRERMEQFKLEDRVLCLHSRWRILYAGLANGTVVTFSIKNNKQVDTFECHGPRAVSCLATAQEGARKLLVVGSYDCTISVRDARNGLLLRTLEGHSKTILCMKVVNDLVFSGSSDQSVHAHNIHTGELVRIYKGHNHAVTVVNILGKVMVTACLDKFVRVYELQSHDRLQVYGGHTDMIMCMTIHKSMIYTGCYDGSVRAVRLNLMQNFRCWWHGCSLIFGVVDHLKQHLLTDHTNPNFQTLKCRWKNCDAFFTSRKGSKQDAVGHIERHAEDDSRIDS